A genomic region of Candidatus Poribacteria bacterium contains the following coding sequences:
- a CDS encoding xanthine dehydrogenase family protein subunit M: protein MEKFSYVNATSLEQVTALLSDSGWGEVMLIAGGTDLLAELKEYVETPKTLINLKTLPGMDGIEADASGLKIGALTTVADIARHPTIQHHYTVLAQAAGSVATPQIRNVGTLGGNLCQRPRCWYYRDESTHCLKKGGDICYAVDGLSKYHAILGGDPVYIVHPSDLAPALIALGASVKIIGPEGEKTMSLEDFFTLPAANPFRENVLEPNEIVVEVQVPPAKSNTKSFYLKAREKGAPDFALASVAGVFEMDGKTCQSASVVLGGVAPAPWRSKEAEVALTGKMIDDDVSKQAGADAVKDAQPLNDNAYKVTLTQNLVSRAAMMAAS, encoded by the coding sequence ATGGAAAAATTTAGTTACGTCAACGCCACCAGTCTCGAACAGGTCACCGCACTACTCAGCGACAGTGGATGGGGCGAAGTGATGCTTATTGCTGGCGGTACGGATCTGCTCGCTGAACTTAAGGAGTACGTTGAGACACCAAAGACGCTCATTAATCTCAAGACGCTGCCCGGAATGGATGGCATTGAAGCTGACGCATCCGGCTTAAAGATCGGGGCACTAACGACCGTTGCGGACATCGCCAGACATCCGACCATTCAACATCATTACACCGTCTTGGCACAAGCCGCAGGGTCTGTCGCTACACCCCAGATTCGGAACGTCGGGACACTCGGCGGAAATCTCTGCCAACGTCCACGATGCTGGTATTATCGCGATGAGAGCACCCATTGTCTGAAAAAAGGCGGAGACATCTGTTATGCAGTTGATGGCTTGAGCAAATATCACGCCATCCTTGGCGGGGACCCTGTTTACATTGTACATCCTTCGGACCTCGCACCCGCACTTATTGCACTTGGCGCATCAGTCAAGATCATCGGACCGGAGGGAGAGAAAACGATGTCGCTTGAGGATTTCTTTACCTTACCCGCAGCGAACCCGTTCCGTGAAAATGTACTTGAACCGAATGAGATTGTTGTTGAAGTCCAAGTCCCTCCTGCCAAATCCAATACCAAGAGCTTTTATCTTAAGGCTCGCGAGAAAGGCGCGCCAGACTTCGCATTAGCAAGTGTGGCAGGGGTTTTTGAGATGGATGGAAAAACATGTCAATCTGCCAGTGTCGTTCTCGGTGGGGTCGCGCCTGCACCGTGGCGGTCTAAAGAAGCAGAAGTCGCACTTACCGGTAAGATGATTGACGACGATGTTAGTAAACAGGCAGGTGCCGATGCCGTCAAGGACGCGCAACCCTTGAACGACAACGCCTATAAGGTAACCTTAACACAGAATCTCGTCAGCCGCGCCGCTATGATGGCCGCAAGCTAA
- a CDS encoding phytanoyl-CoA dioxygenase family protein: protein MAVLSSEDRAFWEEHGYVVIHDAAPPELIQNTAQAVWDFLEMDADDPDSWYADPSRKGIMVEIYQHPALWATRQFPRVHQAFAEIWGNEKLWVSFDRASMSPPNAPGKFERTNLGLHWDMSVEVPVRFHVQGVLYLTDTAANQGAFTCVPGFHNKIDEWIKNLPPHADPRHQNLEELGAIPVPGKAGDLVIWHSALPHSAGINTADKPRVAQYITMTPTGEANPEARERRINAWKERMAGFGGERAEKEHESGETAYLTDLGKKLLGLETWG from the coding sequence ATGGCAGTTTTAAGTTCCGAAGATCGCGCTTTTTGGGAAGAGCATGGCTATGTCGTTATCCACGACGCAGCGCCCCCTGAATTAATACAGAACACGGCGCAGGCTGTCTGGGACTTTCTCGAAATGGATGCCGATGATCCTGATAGTTGGTACGCTGACCCATCGCGTAAGGGGATCATGGTAGAAATCTATCAACATCCGGCTTTGTGGGCAACTCGCCAGTTTCCACGCGTCCATCAGGCTTTCGCCGAAATTTGGGGCAATGAAAAATTATGGGTAAGTTTCGATCGCGCCAGCATGAGTCCACCCAATGCCCCCGGTAAATTTGAACGCACAAACTTAGGACTTCACTGGGACATGTCCGTGGAGGTACCTGTCCGATTCCATGTACAAGGCGTTCTCTATCTCACCGATACCGCAGCCAACCAAGGCGCATTCACCTGTGTGCCGGGGTTCCATAATAAGATTGATGAATGGATAAAAAACCTGCCCCCGCATGCCGATCCGAGACATCAAAATTTAGAAGAACTTGGTGCGATTCCTGTCCCGGGTAAAGCAGGCGATCTTGTCATTTGGCACAGTGCATTGCCACATAGTGCTGGCATCAACACTGCCGATAAACCGCGTGTCGCCCAATACATCACTATGACACCGACAGGCGAGGCTAATCCCGAAGCGCGCGAGCGACGTATCAATGCTTGGAAAGAACGCATGGCTGGCTTTGGCGGCGAACGTGCCGAAAAAGAACATGAATCAGGCGAAACCGCATACCTCACCGATCTTGGGAAAAAATTGTTGGGGCTTGAGACGTGGGGATGA
- a CDS encoding FkbM family methyltransferase yields MNPQLNRLVRGYLRWCPITDGKRLLLNLTREWITPQDPIATFETKYRFRLKGNLANPEHQYLYFYGTHDERYIVTKLPKLIKPGDTCWDIGANIGFYTCLLAAQVRDSGTVVAFEPAARTYGYLKENVSLNQFTNVTVVNKGLGNKQEQRPLYYSEAGLAEGTASLKYADERAASERVTLDTIDNLFRELPAPDFVKIDVEGYQLEVLRGGEHFLKAHAPLLMAELKDVGETNRDIFAEIEDYVTDLGYQLYEIRKHFIQRCKRLSDTTQRNFFLVKEHSRAFARILPWLR; encoded by the coding sequence ATGAACCCGCAACTCAATCGACTTGTCCGCGGGTACCTTCGCTGGTGTCCGATCACCGACGGGAAACGTCTACTCTTGAATCTTACCAGAGAGTGGATTACACCCCAAGACCCGATTGCGACCTTTGAAACCAAATATCGGTTTCGACTGAAAGGTAACTTGGCGAACCCGGAGCACCAATATCTCTATTTCTACGGCACCCATGACGAAAGGTATATCGTTACCAAACTCCCGAAGTTAATCAAACCGGGGGACACCTGTTGGGACATCGGCGCAAACATCGGGTTCTATACCTGTCTCCTTGCTGCACAGGTTAGAGACAGCGGAACAGTCGTAGCATTTGAGCCCGCAGCGCGCACCTATGGTTACCTTAAGGAAAATGTCTCTCTCAACCAGTTCACGAACGTCACTGTGGTCAACAAGGGGCTGGGTAACAAACAGGAACAACGACCTCTCTACTATTCCGAGGCAGGGCTTGCCGAAGGCACGGCTTCGTTAAAATATGCTGATGAGCGCGCAGCATCCGAACGCGTGACACTTGACACAATTGACAACCTTTTTCGCGAACTACCGGCTCCGGATTTTGTCAAAATTGATGTAGAGGGGTATCAGTTAGAGGTCCTACGAGGTGGCGAACACTTCTTAAAGGCGCACGCACCCCTCTTAATGGCTGAACTCAAAGATGTCGGCGAAACAAATCGCGACATTTTCGCAGAAATTGAAGATTACGTTACAGATTTAGGGTATCAGTTATATGAAATCAGGAAACATTTTATCCAGCGATGTAAAAGGCTCTCTGACACAACGCAGCGGAATTTTTTTCTTGTCAAAGAGCATTCTCGTGCCTTTGCCAGAATTTTACCGTGGTTGCGGTAA
- a CDS encoding aldo/keto reductase: protein MEYRTLGRAGVKVSPLCLGTMMFGGPTNERDSIRIIHKALDAGINFMDTANVYNDGESERVIAKAVRENREKWVIATKVHGSMGEDVNAAGSHRFHIMSAVEASLKRLGTDHIDVYYLHRWDASTRIAESLRALDDCVRQGKVRYIACSNFEAWRICEALWTSEKYGLEEFVCVQPLYNIVNRDPEVELLPFCEKYGVGVVPYSPLARGVLSGKYLSGEEPPKGSRAARKDRRILQTELREESYEVAQHLKPLADAHGKTLTQFSLAWVLANPTITSLIIGPRTMEQLEDNLGCLDCRLTEADETAIDQLVPPGEHTGKGYNDPAYPVLGRFRGE, encoded by the coding sequence ATGGAATATAGGACACTTGGGCGGGCGGGGGTAAAAGTCTCACCGCTTTGTCTCGGTACGATGATGTTTGGTGGCCCGACGAATGAAAGAGACTCAATTCGGATTATTCACAAGGCGTTGGACGCAGGTATCAATTTTATGGACACTGCGAATGTCTATAACGACGGTGAATCTGAACGGGTTATCGCGAAAGCGGTTCGCGAAAATCGGGAAAAATGGGTTATCGCTACGAAAGTACATGGGTCAATGGGAGAGGATGTGAATGCCGCGGGTTCGCACCGATTTCATATCATGTCAGCTGTCGAAGCGAGTCTGAAACGTCTGGGTACGGATCACATCGACGTTTATTATCTGCATCGCTGGGATGCTTCTACACGCATTGCGGAATCACTACGGGCTTTAGACGATTGCGTGAGACAAGGGAAAGTGCGCTATATCGCCTGTTCCAACTTTGAGGCGTGGCGTATCTGTGAGGCACTCTGGACGAGCGAGAAGTATGGATTAGAGGAGTTCGTGTGCGTGCAACCGCTTTATAATATTGTGAATCGGGATCCTGAGGTAGAGTTGCTGCCCTTCTGTGAAAAGTATGGTGTAGGGGTTGTGCCGTATAGTCCGCTGGCGCGAGGTGTGCTGTCTGGTAAGTATCTGTCCGGTGAAGAACCGCCTAAAGGTTCAAGAGCGGCGCGAAAAGATAGACGGATTTTACAGACTGAACTCCGCGAGGAGAGCTATGAAGTGGCACAACACCTGAAACCGCTGGCGGATGCACACGGCAAAACATTGACCCAATTTTCATTAGCGTGGGTGTTGGCGAACCCGACGATTACCTCTCTTATCATTGGACCGCGGACGATGGAACAGCTTGAGGATAACTTGGGATGCTTAGATTGCAGGCTAACGGAAGCCGATGAGACGGCTATTGACCAACTGGTGCCACCCGGAGAACATACAGGGAAAGGGTATAATGACCCGGCGTATCCAGTATTGGGACGGTTTAGAGGGGAATAG